A single genomic interval of Oryctolagus cuniculus chromosome 19, mOryCun1.1, whole genome shotgun sequence harbors:
- the LOC103345676 gene encoding uncharacterized protein, with protein sequence MQGPGGGSYFYIQDGGQGEIQGIRVFVGLLGLIKGVQLRFGTHWSARYGAPGGHAREFLLQAGEHVTAVDGSALACIRHLRWTTSRGREATFGRPAGRRFSSRAPAPGQQLLTTNGQHRLLCLSGIGFKWGFAPERASTPASTVAFTQVSTLSTVAPTTLSTPAPTSASIPASTVAPTSASTLLSTVAPTSASTLLSTVAPTSASTLQSTVAPTSASTLQSTLAPTLVSTLAPTSASTLWSTAAPNPAPTSASTLPSTMALDPVPTPSSTLSNLSPTSAATLPPNLAPNPVPVPSGLPLNCPFQCPPGHPPRELPTGSLGAP encoded by the exons ATGCAGGGCCCTGGCGGCGGTTCCTACTTCTACATCCAGGACGGAGGGCAGGGTGAGATCCAGGGCATCCGGGTCTTCGTGGGGCTCCTGGGCCTCATTAAGGG CGTGCAGCTGCGGTTCGGCACCCACTGGAGCGCGCGCTACGGAGCGCCCGGCGGCCACGCGCGCGAGTTCCTGCTGCAGGCGGGCGAGCACGTGACTGCGGTGGACGGCAGCGCGCTCGCCTGCATTCGACACCTGCGCTGGACAACCAGCAGGGGGCGTGAGGCTACCTTTGGGAGGCCGGCTGGCAGGCGCTTCAGCTCCCGCGCTCCCGCCCCGGGGCAGCAGCTGCTGACCACCAACGGCCAGCACCGGCTCCTGTGCCTTTCGGGAATCGGCTTCAAGTGGGGATTCGCCCCGGAGAGGGCGTCCACCCCTGCGTCCACTGTGGCCTTCACCCAGGTGTCCACCTTGTCCACCGTGGCCCCCACCACGTTGTCCACCCCGGCCCCCACCTCAGCATCTATCCCTGCATCTACTGTGGCCCCCACCTCGGCATCCACCCTGCTGTCCACTGTGGCCCCCACCTCGGCATCCACCCTGCTATCCACTGTGGCTCCCACCTCGGCATCCACCCTGCAGTCCACCGTGGCCCCCACCTCAGCGTCCACCCTGCAGTCCACCCTGGCCCCTACCTTGGTGTCCACCCTGGCTCCCACCTCGGCATCCACCCTGTGGTCCACTGCGGCCCCCAACCCAGCCCCCACCTCGGCATCCACTCTGCCGTCCACCATGGCCCTCGACCCAGTGCCCACCCCGTCGTCCACCTTGTCCAACCTGTCCCCCACTTCGGCTGCCACCCTGCCACCCAACCTGGCCCCCAACCCTGTGCCAGTCCCATCTGGTCTTCCACTGAATTGCCCATTCCAGTGCCCACCCGGGCACCCACCCAGAGAGCTGCCGACTGGGTCCCTGGGCGCACCCTGA